One window of the Nicotiana tabacum cultivar K326 chromosome 4, ASM71507v2, whole genome shotgun sequence genome contains the following:
- the LOC107769182 gene encoding pentatricopeptide repeat-containing protein At5g61800-like, producing the protein MWALPAQVRILPSTFFSFLFFSFPITILCASIPIPQRTATLLVMVLVSTMNNNNSYGKVQVRQSSLLIFTLKQQCKTISQIQQVHAQAITNDHLSSFHSTLILTQILHSFTSLLSSLPLQPNTHHYATRYFTSIFSRIENPSTFCYNTIIRAHTLLFSPNTSFLYFLKMHRNSVPPDSHTFPFVLKACALLNSLSLGKTLHSQALKFGFLADVFVCNNLVRVYTVSGNTSDAHKVFDESCCRDVVTYNLIIDGYVKAGEMDKARVVFDEMPERDAVSWGTLLAGYAKLNQCKEAIELFDQMVSLNVKFDNVALVSVLSACAQLGELEKGKTIHDYIKKKGIHIDSYLCTGLVDLYAKCGCIEIAREIFETSWEKKMFTWNAMLVGLAMHGHGQLLFDYFSRMVEGGVRPDGVTFLALLVGCNHAGLVQEARRFFGEMEEVYGVRRELKHYGCMADLLARAGLIKEAMEMIEAMPMAGDVFVWGGLLGGCRIHGHVELAVKAAENVMEVKPEDGGVYSILANVFADAGRWDDLVNVRRRRDCAQIKKSAGCSLIQLNGMIHEFISWDDLHPQSNEIYSVLNCLQLNLKHSIASRF; encoded by the coding sequence ATGTGGGCTCTGCCCGCGCAGGTTCGAATCCTGCCGTCcacgtttttttcttttttattcttttccttCCCAATTACCATTCTTTGTGCCAGCATTCCCATTCCACAAAGAACTGCCACTTTGCTAGTTATGGTTTTGGTTTCCACAATGAACAACAACAACTCCTATGGTAAGGTTCAAGTAAGGCAATCATCGTTGTTGATATTTACACTAAAGCAACAATGCAAGACCATTTCACAAATTCAACAAGTCCATGCTCAAGCCATTACCAATGACCACCTCTCTTCTTTTCACTCTACTCTTATCCTCACTCAAATCCTTCATTCTTTCACTTCCCttctctcttctcttcctttacaACCCAACACACATCACTATGCCACTCGTTATTTCACCTCCATTTTCAGCcgcattgaaaacccatcaactTTCTGTTACAATACTATCATTCGAGCCCACACCCTTCTCTTTTCCCCAAATACCTCTTTTTTATATTTCCTCAAAATGCACCGAAATTCGGTCCCACCAGATTCCCATACTTTCCCTTTTGTTCTCAAAGCTTGTGCTTTACTGAATTCTCTGTCCCTAGGCAAGACCCTTCATTCTCAAGCCTTGAAATTTGGGTTTTTAGCTGACGTTTTCGTGTGTAATAATCTTGTTCGTGTGTATACCGTCAGTGGTAATACTAGTGACGCCCATAAGGTGTTTGATGAAAGTTGTTGTAGAGATGTTGTTACTTATAATTTAATCATTGATGGGTATGTTAAAGCGGGTGAGATGGACAAAGCGAGGGTAGTGTTCGACGAAATGCCTGAAAGAGATGCAGTTTCTTGGGGCACCCTTTTGGCTGGATATGCAAAATTGAACCAGTGTAAAGAGGCTATTGAGCTGTTCGATCAAATGGTTTCGCTAAATGTAAAATTTGATAACGTTGCGTTGGTTTCTGTTCTCTCAGCTTGTGCACAACTGGGGGAACTAGAAAAGGGAAAGACCATACATGATTATATTAAAAAGAAGGGGATTCACATAGATTCATATTTGTGTACTGGATTGGTAGATCTATATGCCAAATGCGGCTGCATTGAGATTGCTAGGGAGATATTTGAGACAAGTTGGGAGAAGAAAATGTTTACATGGAATGCTATGCTAGTTGGATTAGCCATGCATGGTCATGGCCAGTTATTGTTTGATTACTTCTCAAGAATGGTGGAAGGTGGTGTTAGGCCTGATGGGGTAACGTTTTTGGCACTGTTGGTAGGATGTAATCATGCAGGTCTTGTTCAGGAAGCTAGAAGGTTCTTTGGAGAAATGGAAGAGGTTTATGGTGTTCGTCGAGAACTAAAACATTATGGGTGTATGGCGGATTTGCTGGCACGTGCAGGGTTGATTAAAGAAGCTATGGAGATGATAGAGGCAATGCCAATGGCTGGTGATGTGTTTGTGTGGGGTGGTTTGCTTGGTGGGTGTAGGATACATGGGCACGTTGAGCTTGCTGTTAAAGCTGCTGAAAATGTGATGGAGGTGAAACCGGAAGATGGTGGGGTTTATTCAATCTTGGCAAATGTGTTTGCAGATGCTGGCCGTTGGGATGACTTGGTCAATGTAAGGAGAAGAAGAGATTGTGCACAGATCAAGAAGAGTGCTGGTTGTAGTTTGATTCAGTTGAATGGGATGATACATGAATTTATTTCATGGGATGACTTGCATCCTCAAAGCAACGAGATATATTCTGTCTTAAATTGTCTGCAACTCAATTTGAAGCATTCTATAGCCAGTAGATTTTGA
- the LOC107769183 gene encoding sucrose nonfermenting 4-like protein isoform X1 has product MVLITFTWRYGGSQVFLYGSFNGWTDQLLMNLVEGSAAVFQRIIDLPPGYHQYKFLIDGTWQVDQEQLCVQDEYGAINNLIFVKESDSTPSALLREDTQSKLVSGFARSMHLEASSSRGLQLEPVMQLSANEIDVSRRRLFMLLSSSRADGLIPNSGKVFALDSEVAVKQAFHIMYEQGLAVMPLWDERNAKISGMLTASDFILILLKLHGSHSMLSNDELERHTVSAWKYEKFQLHAEVSGPMIPPNRRVLLQAGPDDSLKDVALLLLHNKISAVPLLHSPEDESCVQLLHTACLAGISKHICRHFRHSLEYLPLLQQPVGNLPLGTWAREVGGRASSRDLLTLYSRDPLSSALKLLIEGQISSIPILDDNGALINVYSRSDVTSLARSNVYARFRLDQMIMAQVLEVLDEASCDRCRTCTRFDSLYKIMELLSDPITRRIVVIDPNTRHVKGIITLRDVFNLLLS; this is encoded by the exons ATGGTACTAATAACTTTTACATGGCGATATGGTGGTAGTCAAGTTTTCCTCTATGGTTCCTTCAATGG CTGGACTGATCAGCTACTGATGAATTTGGTGGAGGGTTCGGCCGCCGTTTTTCAGAGGATCATTGATCTTCCACCAGGTTATCATCAG TACAAATTCTTGATTGATGGAACCTGGCAAGTCGACCAGGAACAGCTTTGTGTTCAGGATGAATATGGTGCAATCAATAACTTAATATTTGTTAAGGAATCAGATTCCACACCTTCTGCCTTACTAAGAGAGGATACTCAGTCGAAGTTGGTCTCGGGTTTTGCTAGAAGCATGCATCTTGAG GCTTCATCTTCACGTGGACTACAGCTTGAACCAGTCATGCAGTTGTCAGCCAATGAAATAGATGTTTCCCGCCGTCGTCTATTCATGTTGTTGTCATCTTCCCGAGCAGATGGGCTGATTCCAAATTCAGGAAAG GTCTTTGCATTAGATTCTGAAGTGGCTGTTAAACAGGCTTTTCATATCATGTATGAACAG GGACTTGCTGTGATGCCTCTTTGGGATGAGCGGAATGCAAAGATATCGGGAATGCTTACTGCTTCTGAtttcattttgatattgttgaag CTCCATGGAAGTCATTCAATGCTGAGCAACGATGAGCTTGAAAGGCACACTGTTTCAGCTTGGAAATACGAAAAATTCCAACTGCATGCAGAAGTGTCAGGGCCTATGATACCTCCAAACAGAAGGGTGTTACTGCAA GCTGGACCTGATGACTCACTGAAAGATGTGGCCCTATTATTATTACACAATAAGATCTCTGCAGTTCCACTTTTACATTCACCAGAAGACGAGTCATGTGTGCAGTTGTTGCATACTGCATGCCTTGCAGGAATATCAAAGC ACATATGCAGGCATTTTAGGCACTCTCTTGAGTATCTGCCTCTTCTGCAGCAACCAGTGGGTAATCTTCCATTAGGTACATGGGCAAGAGAAGTTGGTGGAAGGGCAAGCAGCCGTGATTTGTTAACATTATACAGCAGAGATCCCCTTAGTTCTGCTCTTAAATTACTAATAGAAG GTCAGATAAGTTCAATACCTATCCTTGATGATAATGGAGCCCTTATAAATGTGTACTCTCGGAG TGATGTTACCTCTTTGGCGAGAAGCAATGTGTATGCTCGCTTTCGGCTTGACCAGATGATAATGGCTCAA GTCCTGGAGGTCTTAGATGAAGCATCTTGTGATCGTTGTAGGACATGCACACGTTTTGATTCATTGTATAAGATAATGGAGCTCCTTTCAGATCCAA TCACAAGGCGCATTGTGGTCATTGATCCCAATACCCGGCATGTAAAAGGCATAATCACATTGAGAGACGTGTTTAATCTTCTTTTAAGCTGA
- the LOC107769183 gene encoding sucrose nonfermenting 4-like protein isoform X4 yields MVLITFTWRYGGSQVFLYGSFNGWTDQLLMNLVEGSAAVFQRIIDLPPGYHQYKFLIDGTWQVDQEQLCVQDEYGAINNLIFVKESDSTPSALLREDTQSKLVSGFARSMHLEASSSRGLQLEPVMQLSANEIDVSRRRLFMLLSSSRADGLIPNSGKVFALDSEVAVKQAFHIMYEQGLAVMPLWDERNAKISGMLTASDFILILLKLHGSHSMLSNDELERHTVSAWKYEKFQLHAEVSGPMIPPNRRVLLQAGPDDSLKDVALLLLHNKISAVPLLHSPEDESCVQLLHTACLAGISKHICRHFRHSLEYLPLLQQPVGNLPLGQISSIPILDDNGALINVYSRSDVTSLARSNVYARFRLDQMIMAQVLEVLDEASCDRCRTCTRFDSLYKIMELLSDPITRRIVVIDPNTRHVKGIITLRDVFNLLLS; encoded by the exons ATGGTACTAATAACTTTTACATGGCGATATGGTGGTAGTCAAGTTTTCCTCTATGGTTCCTTCAATGG CTGGACTGATCAGCTACTGATGAATTTGGTGGAGGGTTCGGCCGCCGTTTTTCAGAGGATCATTGATCTTCCACCAGGTTATCATCAG TACAAATTCTTGATTGATGGAACCTGGCAAGTCGACCAGGAACAGCTTTGTGTTCAGGATGAATATGGTGCAATCAATAACTTAATATTTGTTAAGGAATCAGATTCCACACCTTCTGCCTTACTAAGAGAGGATACTCAGTCGAAGTTGGTCTCGGGTTTTGCTAGAAGCATGCATCTTGAG GCTTCATCTTCACGTGGACTACAGCTTGAACCAGTCATGCAGTTGTCAGCCAATGAAATAGATGTTTCCCGCCGTCGTCTATTCATGTTGTTGTCATCTTCCCGAGCAGATGGGCTGATTCCAAATTCAGGAAAG GTCTTTGCATTAGATTCTGAAGTGGCTGTTAAACAGGCTTTTCATATCATGTATGAACAG GGACTTGCTGTGATGCCTCTTTGGGATGAGCGGAATGCAAAGATATCGGGAATGCTTACTGCTTCTGAtttcattttgatattgttgaag CTCCATGGAAGTCATTCAATGCTGAGCAACGATGAGCTTGAAAGGCACACTGTTTCAGCTTGGAAATACGAAAAATTCCAACTGCATGCAGAAGTGTCAGGGCCTATGATACCTCCAAACAGAAGGGTGTTACTGCAA GCTGGACCTGATGACTCACTGAAAGATGTGGCCCTATTATTATTACACAATAAGATCTCTGCAGTTCCACTTTTACATTCACCAGAAGACGAGTCATGTGTGCAGTTGTTGCATACTGCATGCCTTGCAGGAATATCAAAGC ACATATGCAGGCATTTTAGGCACTCTCTTGAGTATCTGCCTCTTCTGCAGCAACCAGTGGGTAATCTTCCATTAG GTCAGATAAGTTCAATACCTATCCTTGATGATAATGGAGCCCTTATAAATGTGTACTCTCGGAG TGATGTTACCTCTTTGGCGAGAAGCAATGTGTATGCTCGCTTTCGGCTTGACCAGATGATAATGGCTCAA GTCCTGGAGGTCTTAGATGAAGCATCTTGTGATCGTTGTAGGACATGCACACGTTTTGATTCATTGTATAAGATAATGGAGCTCCTTTCAGATCCAA TCACAAGGCGCATTGTGGTCATTGATCCCAATACCCGGCATGTAAAAGGCATAATCACATTGAGAGACGTGTTTAATCTTCTTTTAAGCTGA
- the LOC107769183 gene encoding sucrose nonfermenting 4-like protein isoform X3, whose protein sequence is MVLITFTWRYGGSQVFLYGSFNGWTDQLLMNLVEGSAAVFQRIIDLPPGYHQESDSTPSALLREDTQSKLVSGFARSMHLEASSSRGLQLEPVMQLSANEIDVSRRRLFMLLSSSRADGLIPNSGKVFALDSEVAVKQAFHIMYEQGLAVMPLWDERNAKISGMLTASDFILILLKLHGSHSMLSNDELERHTVSAWKYEKFQLHAEVSGPMIPPNRRVLLQAGPDDSLKDVALLLLHNKISAVPLLHSPEDESCVQLLHTACLAGISKHICRHFRHSLEYLPLLQQPVGNLPLGTWAREVGGRASSRDLLTLYSRDPLSSALKLLIEGQISSIPILDDNGALINVYSRSDVTSLARSNVYARFRLDQMIMAQVLEVLDEASCDRCRTCTRFDSLYKIMELLSDPITRRIVVIDPNTRHVKGIITLRDVFNLLLS, encoded by the exons ATGGTACTAATAACTTTTACATGGCGATATGGTGGTAGTCAAGTTTTCCTCTATGGTTCCTTCAATGG CTGGACTGATCAGCTACTGATGAATTTGGTGGAGGGTTCGGCCGCCGTTTTTCAGAGGATCATTGATCTTCCACCAGGTTATCATCAG GAATCAGATTCCACACCTTCTGCCTTACTAAGAGAGGATACTCAGTCGAAGTTGGTCTCGGGTTTTGCTAGAAGCATGCATCTTGAG GCTTCATCTTCACGTGGACTACAGCTTGAACCAGTCATGCAGTTGTCAGCCAATGAAATAGATGTTTCCCGCCGTCGTCTATTCATGTTGTTGTCATCTTCCCGAGCAGATGGGCTGATTCCAAATTCAGGAAAG GTCTTTGCATTAGATTCTGAAGTGGCTGTTAAACAGGCTTTTCATATCATGTATGAACAG GGACTTGCTGTGATGCCTCTTTGGGATGAGCGGAATGCAAAGATATCGGGAATGCTTACTGCTTCTGAtttcattttgatattgttgaag CTCCATGGAAGTCATTCAATGCTGAGCAACGATGAGCTTGAAAGGCACACTGTTTCAGCTTGGAAATACGAAAAATTCCAACTGCATGCAGAAGTGTCAGGGCCTATGATACCTCCAAACAGAAGGGTGTTACTGCAA GCTGGACCTGATGACTCACTGAAAGATGTGGCCCTATTATTATTACACAATAAGATCTCTGCAGTTCCACTTTTACATTCACCAGAAGACGAGTCATGTGTGCAGTTGTTGCATACTGCATGCCTTGCAGGAATATCAAAGC ACATATGCAGGCATTTTAGGCACTCTCTTGAGTATCTGCCTCTTCTGCAGCAACCAGTGGGTAATCTTCCATTAGGTACATGGGCAAGAGAAGTTGGTGGAAGGGCAAGCAGCCGTGATTTGTTAACATTATACAGCAGAGATCCCCTTAGTTCTGCTCTTAAATTACTAATAGAAG GTCAGATAAGTTCAATACCTATCCTTGATGATAATGGAGCCCTTATAAATGTGTACTCTCGGAG TGATGTTACCTCTTTGGCGAGAAGCAATGTGTATGCTCGCTTTCGGCTTGACCAGATGATAATGGCTCAA GTCCTGGAGGTCTTAGATGAAGCATCTTGTGATCGTTGTAGGACATGCACACGTTTTGATTCATTGTATAAGATAATGGAGCTCCTTTCAGATCCAA TCACAAGGCGCATTGTGGTCATTGATCCCAATACCCGGCATGTAAAAGGCATAATCACATTGAGAGACGTGTTTAATCTTCTTTTAAGCTGA
- the LOC107769183 gene encoding sucrose nonfermenting 4-like protein isoform X5 — MQYKFLIDGTWQVDQEQLCVQDEYGAINNLIFVKESDSTPSALLREDTQSKLVSGFARSMHLEASSSRGLQLEPVMQLSANEIDVSRRRLFMLLSSSRADGLIPNSGKVFALDSEVAVKQAFHIMYEQGLAVMPLWDERNAKISGMLTASDFILILLKLHGSHSMLSNDELERHTVSAWKYEKFQLHAEVSGPMIPPNRRVLLQAGPDDSLKDVALLLLHNKISAVPLLHSPEDESCVQLLHTACLAGISKHICRHFRHSLEYLPLLQQPVGNLPLGTWAREVGGRASSRDLLTLYSRDPLSSALKLLIEGQISSIPILDDNGALINVYSRSDVTSLARSNVYARFRLDQMIMAQVLEVLDEASCDRCRTCTRFDSLYKIMELLSDPITRRIVVIDPNTRHVKGIITLRDVFNLLLS; from the exons ATGCAGTACAAATTCTTGATTGATGGAACCTGGCAAGTCGACCAGGAACAGCTTTGTGTTCAGGATGAATATGGTGCAATCAATAACTTAATATTTGTTAAGGAATCAGATTCCACACCTTCTGCCTTACTAAGAGAGGATACTCAGTCGAAGTTGGTCTCGGGTTTTGCTAGAAGCATGCATCTTGAG GCTTCATCTTCACGTGGACTACAGCTTGAACCAGTCATGCAGTTGTCAGCCAATGAAATAGATGTTTCCCGCCGTCGTCTATTCATGTTGTTGTCATCTTCCCGAGCAGATGGGCTGATTCCAAATTCAGGAAAG GTCTTTGCATTAGATTCTGAAGTGGCTGTTAAACAGGCTTTTCATATCATGTATGAACAG GGACTTGCTGTGATGCCTCTTTGGGATGAGCGGAATGCAAAGATATCGGGAATGCTTACTGCTTCTGAtttcattttgatattgttgaag CTCCATGGAAGTCATTCAATGCTGAGCAACGATGAGCTTGAAAGGCACACTGTTTCAGCTTGGAAATACGAAAAATTCCAACTGCATGCAGAAGTGTCAGGGCCTATGATACCTCCAAACAGAAGGGTGTTACTGCAA GCTGGACCTGATGACTCACTGAAAGATGTGGCCCTATTATTATTACACAATAAGATCTCTGCAGTTCCACTTTTACATTCACCAGAAGACGAGTCATGTGTGCAGTTGTTGCATACTGCATGCCTTGCAGGAATATCAAAGC ACATATGCAGGCATTTTAGGCACTCTCTTGAGTATCTGCCTCTTCTGCAGCAACCAGTGGGTAATCTTCCATTAGGTACATGGGCAAGAGAAGTTGGTGGAAGGGCAAGCAGCCGTGATTTGTTAACATTATACAGCAGAGATCCCCTTAGTTCTGCTCTTAAATTACTAATAGAAG GTCAGATAAGTTCAATACCTATCCTTGATGATAATGGAGCCCTTATAAATGTGTACTCTCGGAG TGATGTTACCTCTTTGGCGAGAAGCAATGTGTATGCTCGCTTTCGGCTTGACCAGATGATAATGGCTCAA GTCCTGGAGGTCTTAGATGAAGCATCTTGTGATCGTTGTAGGACATGCACACGTTTTGATTCATTGTATAAGATAATGGAGCTCCTTTCAGATCCAA TCACAAGGCGCATTGTGGTCATTGATCCCAATACCCGGCATGTAAAAGGCATAATCACATTGAGAGACGTGTTTAATCTTCTTTTAAGCTGA
- the LOC107769183 gene encoding sucrose nonfermenting 4-like protein isoform X2, whose amino-acid sequence MVLITFTWRYGGSQVFLYGSFNGWTDQLLMNLVEGSAAVFQRIIDLPPGYHQEQLCVQDEYGAINNLIFVKESDSTPSALLREDTQSKLVSGFARSMHLEASSSRGLQLEPVMQLSANEIDVSRRRLFMLLSSSRADGLIPNSGKVFALDSEVAVKQAFHIMYEQGLAVMPLWDERNAKISGMLTASDFILILLKLHGSHSMLSNDELERHTVSAWKYEKFQLHAEVSGPMIPPNRRVLLQAGPDDSLKDVALLLLHNKISAVPLLHSPEDESCVQLLHTACLAGISKHICRHFRHSLEYLPLLQQPVGNLPLGTWAREVGGRASSRDLLTLYSRDPLSSALKLLIEGQISSIPILDDNGALINVYSRSDVTSLARSNVYARFRLDQMIMAQVLEVLDEASCDRCRTCTRFDSLYKIMELLSDPITRRIVVIDPNTRHVKGIITLRDVFNLLLS is encoded by the exons ATGGTACTAATAACTTTTACATGGCGATATGGTGGTAGTCAAGTTTTCCTCTATGGTTCCTTCAATGG CTGGACTGATCAGCTACTGATGAATTTGGTGGAGGGTTCGGCCGCCGTTTTTCAGAGGATCATTGATCTTCCACCAGGTTATCATCAG GAACAGCTTTGTGTTCAGGATGAATATGGTGCAATCAATAACTTAATATTTGTTAAGGAATCAGATTCCACACCTTCTGCCTTACTAAGAGAGGATACTCAGTCGAAGTTGGTCTCGGGTTTTGCTAGAAGCATGCATCTTGAG GCTTCATCTTCACGTGGACTACAGCTTGAACCAGTCATGCAGTTGTCAGCCAATGAAATAGATGTTTCCCGCCGTCGTCTATTCATGTTGTTGTCATCTTCCCGAGCAGATGGGCTGATTCCAAATTCAGGAAAG GTCTTTGCATTAGATTCTGAAGTGGCTGTTAAACAGGCTTTTCATATCATGTATGAACAG GGACTTGCTGTGATGCCTCTTTGGGATGAGCGGAATGCAAAGATATCGGGAATGCTTACTGCTTCTGAtttcattttgatattgttgaag CTCCATGGAAGTCATTCAATGCTGAGCAACGATGAGCTTGAAAGGCACACTGTTTCAGCTTGGAAATACGAAAAATTCCAACTGCATGCAGAAGTGTCAGGGCCTATGATACCTCCAAACAGAAGGGTGTTACTGCAA GCTGGACCTGATGACTCACTGAAAGATGTGGCCCTATTATTATTACACAATAAGATCTCTGCAGTTCCACTTTTACATTCACCAGAAGACGAGTCATGTGTGCAGTTGTTGCATACTGCATGCCTTGCAGGAATATCAAAGC ACATATGCAGGCATTTTAGGCACTCTCTTGAGTATCTGCCTCTTCTGCAGCAACCAGTGGGTAATCTTCCATTAGGTACATGGGCAAGAGAAGTTGGTGGAAGGGCAAGCAGCCGTGATTTGTTAACATTATACAGCAGAGATCCCCTTAGTTCTGCTCTTAAATTACTAATAGAAG GTCAGATAAGTTCAATACCTATCCTTGATGATAATGGAGCCCTTATAAATGTGTACTCTCGGAG TGATGTTACCTCTTTGGCGAGAAGCAATGTGTATGCTCGCTTTCGGCTTGACCAGATGATAATGGCTCAA GTCCTGGAGGTCTTAGATGAAGCATCTTGTGATCGTTGTAGGACATGCACACGTTTTGATTCATTGTATAAGATAATGGAGCTCCTTTCAGATCCAA TCACAAGGCGCATTGTGGTCATTGATCCCAATACCCGGCATGTAAAAGGCATAATCACATTGAGAGACGTGTTTAATCTTCTTTTAAGCTGA
- the LOC107769183 gene encoding sucrose nonfermenting 4-like protein isoform X6 produces the protein MVLITFTWRYGGSQVFLYGSFNGWTDQLLMNLVEGSAAVFQRIIDLPPGYHQYKFLIDGTWQVDQEQLCVQDEYGAINNLIFVKESDSTPSALLREDTQSKLVSGFARSMHLEASSSRGLQLEPVMQLSANEIDVSRRRLFMLLSSSRADGLIPNSGKVFALDSEVAVKQAFHIMYEQGLAVMPLWDERNAKISGMLTASDFILILLKLHGSHSMLSNDELERHTVSAWKYEKFQLHAEVSGPMIPPNRRVLLQAGPDDSLKDVALLLLHNKISAVPLLHSPEDESCVQLLHTACLAGISKHICRHFRHSLEYLPLLQQPVGNLPLGTWAREVGGRASSRDLLTLYSRDPLSSALKLLIEGQISSIPILDDNGALINVYSRR, from the exons ATGGTACTAATAACTTTTACATGGCGATATGGTGGTAGTCAAGTTTTCCTCTATGGTTCCTTCAATGG CTGGACTGATCAGCTACTGATGAATTTGGTGGAGGGTTCGGCCGCCGTTTTTCAGAGGATCATTGATCTTCCACCAGGTTATCATCAG TACAAATTCTTGATTGATGGAACCTGGCAAGTCGACCAGGAACAGCTTTGTGTTCAGGATGAATATGGTGCAATCAATAACTTAATATTTGTTAAGGAATCAGATTCCACACCTTCTGCCTTACTAAGAGAGGATACTCAGTCGAAGTTGGTCTCGGGTTTTGCTAGAAGCATGCATCTTGAG GCTTCATCTTCACGTGGACTACAGCTTGAACCAGTCATGCAGTTGTCAGCCAATGAAATAGATGTTTCCCGCCGTCGTCTATTCATGTTGTTGTCATCTTCCCGAGCAGATGGGCTGATTCCAAATTCAGGAAAG GTCTTTGCATTAGATTCTGAAGTGGCTGTTAAACAGGCTTTTCATATCATGTATGAACAG GGACTTGCTGTGATGCCTCTTTGGGATGAGCGGAATGCAAAGATATCGGGAATGCTTACTGCTTCTGAtttcattttgatattgttgaag CTCCATGGAAGTCATTCAATGCTGAGCAACGATGAGCTTGAAAGGCACACTGTTTCAGCTTGGAAATACGAAAAATTCCAACTGCATGCAGAAGTGTCAGGGCCTATGATACCTCCAAACAGAAGGGTGTTACTGCAA GCTGGACCTGATGACTCACTGAAAGATGTGGCCCTATTATTATTACACAATAAGATCTCTGCAGTTCCACTTTTACATTCACCAGAAGACGAGTCATGTGTGCAGTTGTTGCATACTGCATGCCTTGCAGGAATATCAAAGC ACATATGCAGGCATTTTAGGCACTCTCTTGAGTATCTGCCTCTTCTGCAGCAACCAGTGGGTAATCTTCCATTAGGTACATGGGCAAGAGAAGTTGGTGGAAGGGCAAGCAGCCGTGATTTGTTAACATTATACAGCAGAGATCCCCTTAGTTCTGCTCTTAAATTACTAATAGAAG GTCAGATAAGTTCAATACCTATCCTTGATGATAATGGAGCCCTTATAAATGTGTACTCTCGGAGGTAA